One Robbsia sp. KACC 23696 DNA segment encodes these proteins:
- a CDS encoding response regulator, with protein sequence METSVLIVDDDPAVRDLLSRYLAPRGYAVATLPDGDGLRARLAESRPSIIVLDVMMPGIDGLQTLAELREGGDDIPVIMVTARDSVGDRVAGLELGADDYIVKPFEPRELMARIDSVLRREVANPISHSAGRTESAEVFAFGRFRFDSQTRRLFANGKPLPLRDSELALLNVFVRHPYKVLGREYLHHLLRGEALSFRDRGFDVPVWRLRRLIEEDPSNPRHLQTVRGKGYVFVPNIEAT encoded by the coding sequence ATGGAAACTTCCGTACTTATTGTTGACGACGATCCGGCCGTGCGCGATTTGCTAAGCCGCTATCTCGCGCCCCGCGGCTATGCCGTGGCCACTTTGCCCGACGGCGACGGTCTGCGTGCCCGGCTGGCTGAAAGCCGCCCGTCGATCATCGTGCTCGACGTCATGATGCCCGGCATCGACGGGCTGCAGACGCTCGCCGAACTGCGCGAGGGCGGCGACGATATCCCCGTGATCATGGTCACCGCGCGGGACAGCGTCGGCGACCGCGTAGCTGGCCTGGAATTGGGCGCCGACGACTACATCGTCAAGCCCTTCGAGCCGCGCGAATTGATGGCGCGCATCGACTCCGTGCTGCGCCGCGAAGTCGCCAATCCGATTTCGCACTCGGCAGGCCGGACCGAATCGGCCGAAGTGTTTGCCTTTGGCCGATTCCGCTTCGACAGCCAGACGCGACGCCTCTTCGCCAATGGCAAGCCGCTGCCGCTGCGTGACAGCGAACTCGCCTTGCTGAATGTCTTTGTTCGTCATCCGTACAAGGTGCTGGGTCGGGAATATTTGCATCATCTGTTACGCGGTGAAGCGCTGAGCTTTCGTGATCGCGGCTTCGACGTGCCGGTATGGCGGCTGCGTCGATTGATCGAAGAGGATCCGTCGAATCCGCGCCATTTGCAGACGGTTCGCGGCAAGGGCTATGTCTTTGTCCCGAATATCGAAGCGACATGA
- a CDS encoding flagellar basal body L-ring protein FlgH, whose translation MMTPRSLRSLSLRSRRAAGAVALPASALIVTAALSACAGPQSIVKVPTYPPLMTPQTQLAEQGGIYQPGTAMALYESPRARHVGDLLTVKLEENFQTSNTAQMDLNRSSDITAKVADNRTTGIAITLAKIFNVGTANSKFNSKGSITGGGTLNGTLSVSVISVLPSGNLMVAGDRMIATANDNQLVRFSGIVNPIDIQPGNTVSSARVANARIEQQGSGALRTNSHTGWLQNQAANY comes from the coding sequence ATGATGACGCCACGTTCCCTTCGCTCCCTTTCTCTCCGTTCCCGTCGTGCGGCAGGCGCAGTTGCGCTCCCGGCGTCGGCCTTGATCGTGACGGCGGCCTTGTCGGCATGTGCCGGGCCGCAGTCGATCGTCAAGGTGCCGACTTATCCGCCTTTGATGACGCCGCAGACGCAGTTGGCGGAGCAGGGCGGCATTTATCAGCCGGGCACCGCGATGGCCTTGTACGAGTCACCGCGTGCGCGCCACGTCGGTGATCTGTTGACGGTGAAGCTGGAGGAGAACTTCCAGACATCGAATACGGCGCAGATGGACCTGAATCGCAGCAGCGATATCACGGCCAAGGTCGCCGACAACCGGACCACGGGGATCGCCATTACGCTGGCCAAGATCTTCAACGTCGGTACCGCGAATTCGAAGTTCAACAGCAAGGGCTCGATCACGGGCGGCGGTACCTTGAACGGCACCTTGTCGGTCTCGGTGATTTCGGTGCTGCCGAGCGGCAATTTGATGGTCGCCGGTGACCGGATGATCGCGACGGCCAATGACAATCAGCTCGTTCGCTTCTCCGGCATCGTCAACCCGATCGACATTCAGCCGGGTAACACCGTGTCGTCCGCGCGTGTCGCCAATGCGCGGATCGAACAGCAGGGCAGCGGCGCGTTGCGCACCAATAGCCATACCGGCTGGCTGCAGAACCAGGCGGCGAACTACTAA
- a CDS encoding DUF6726 family protein — protein MKLVPRFLSRAVLWVFVGVTLSQVGGCGLLAFPCRAVAATVKIVPGVGHAAAVPFDGCAAAID, from the coding sequence ATGAAACTTGTTCCGCGTTTTTTATCGCGCGCTGTACTGTGGGTGTTCGTGGGTGTGACGTTGTCGCAGGTCGGGGGATGCGGTTTGCTCGCCTTTCCCTGCCGCGCGGTAGCGGCCACGGTGAAGATCGTTCCGGGCGTGGGCCATGCGGCGGCAGTGCCGTTCGATGGTTGCGCCGCAGCGATCGACTAA
- a CDS encoding response regulator, producing MNNHVLIVDDDPVVRDLIREFLQQRGFAVSVLHHGAGLRRRIEQERPAIVVLDVMMPDMDGITALRELRASGDDIPVIFLSARSDAIDRIIGLELGADDYLPKPFDPQELTARIKTILRRRGAATPGLPESRPPYRFGPFEVDFAARELRRDGERLPLCESEFATLQVFVRHAMTVLKRSRLSELLHGQSDGVRDRNLDVSIWRLRRVIESDPSEPSYIQTVWGKGYIFVPDRELGAAEHLPH from the coding sequence ATGAACAATCATGTGCTCATCGTCGACGACGATCCGGTCGTGCGGGATCTGATCCGCGAATTCCTGCAACAGCGCGGGTTCGCGGTTTCGGTGCTGCATCACGGTGCGGGACTGCGCCGCCGCATCGAACAGGAACGCCCGGCCATCGTCGTGCTGGATGTCATGATGCCCGACATGGACGGCATCACGGCGCTGCGCGAACTGCGCGCGTCGGGCGACGACATCCCGGTCATTTTCCTGTCGGCACGCTCCGACGCCATCGATCGGATCATCGGCCTGGAGCTGGGGGCCGACGACTACCTGCCCAAGCCTTTCGATCCGCAGGAATTGACCGCACGCATCAAGACGATTCTACGCCGCCGCGGCGCGGCCACGCCGGGCTTGCCGGAAAGCCGGCCGCCCTATCGTTTCGGTCCCTTCGAGGTGGATTTCGCGGCGCGGGAACTACGCCGGGATGGCGAGCGGCTGCCGCTATGCGAGAGCGAATTCGCCACGCTGCAGGTGTTCGTGCGGCACGCGATGACGGTGCTGAAACGGTCGCGCCTCAGCGAATTGCTGCATGGGCAATCCGATGGCGTGCGCGACCGGAATCTGGACGTGTCGATCTGGCGTCTACGGCGCGTGATCGAAAGCGATCCGTCCGAGCCCAGCTATATCCAGACGGTCTGGGGCAAAGGGTATATCTTCGTGCCGGACCGCGAACTCGGTGCGGCCGAGCATCTGCCGCACTAA